Below is a genomic region from Candidatus Omnitrophota bacterium.
GCCGCACCTTTGAGGAGTTGTATAAAGAGGCAAAGAAAGATTTTGTCTTCCTGAACGCAACGGACGGACAGTGGCCGACCGGTATACTCCTTGAGATGCTGCCGCTCGCAAGGGACTGGGATATAGTGGTCGCCGCGAGAAAGGAAAAGCCGTACGGCCCGGTGCGCCGGTTCATATCGTGGTCTTTCAACGCCGTTCCGGTGATCCTATTCGGCGTCCGCACATTCGATGCGGGTGCCGTCAAACTCGTGAGGCGCGAGATAATCGGGAGATTCCCTATCGTATCGGTGTCGCCCTTCTCCGAAGCGGAGCGCCTGATACGGGCCGCGCGGGCCGGTTACCGGATAACCAGCTATACGGTCAGCGTATCTTCGCGTAAAACCGGCCGGTCGCACGGCGTGAAACCCGGCCTCCTGCTGGCGGCTCTGGCAGATATATTCCGCGTCGCGTACTCGGTCTATTCCGGAAGCGATAAAAGAGGGGATAGCGGTGATGGAAAAAGATAAGATACCCGAAGCCAAAAGAGCGATAGCCGGAGAGTGCGGCCCGTGGACGGCGCACAATATACGCCTCGGCGAAGGGCTTTACACAATAGACGATAAGCTGAATTATGATACCGTAAAACTGAGGCGTGTGATGCAGGTATTGAGCGATCTTTCGTGCGGGGAATTCGGCGCGCTCAAGATCCTCGACCTGGGTTCGTTCGAGGGCCTGTACACCATAGAGGCGGGCCTCCGCGGTGTGACATACGCCATGGGGGTGGAGGCGAGATCCGCGAACCTGAAGAAGGCCGAATTCGTCAAAGGCGCGCTCGACATAAAGAACATAAATTTTGTAAGAGATGATGTCAGGAATATCTCTGTCAAGAAATACGGGAAGTTCGACGTCGTCCTGTGCCTGGGGCTCCTTTACCATATAGACCTGCCGGATATCTTCGGCCTGCTCGAGAATATTTATGATCTCTCTACGCGCTTCCTGGTCATCGATACGCACATAGCGCTTAACCCGGACACCAGGGTCGAGCACCGCGGCCGGTCTTATTTCGGGACCTATGCCAGCGAGTTCCGGAAGGGCCTTTCGAAAGAGGCAAAAGAGAAGCTCCTGTGGAATGCGCTTGATAACGAGCGGAGCTTCATATTCTCCAAAGCGTCCCTCATCCGGGTCATCGGCGATCTCGGTTTCACGAGCGTCTACGAATGTCTGGCGCCCTTAGAGCATGCTAAACCGAAGGACAGGGTGACGCTCGTCGCCATCCGCGGGAAGAGGGCCGGACTATTGACTTATCCCGCGATCAACGGCATGGATGAAGAGAGCGTAAAGGCGGCGGT
It encodes:
- a CDS encoding glycosyltransferase family 2 protein, encoding MTSTVLPGVSVCFPVYNEEATVGGVLQEAHGLLSGSGIDYEIIVCDDGSSDKSGAVIDDCAGRLGRMRVIHHKANLGIRRTFEELYKEAKKDFVFLNATDGQWPTGILLEMLPLARDWDIVVAARKEKPYGPVRRFISWSFNAVPVILFGVRTFDAGAVKLVRREIIGRFPIVSVSPFSEAERLIRAARAGYRITSYTVSVSSRKTGRSHGVKPGLLLAALADIFRVAYSVYSGSDKRGDSGDGKR
- a CDS encoding class I SAM-dependent methyltransferase; translation: MEKDKIPEAKRAIAGECGPWTAHNIRLGEGLYTIDDKLNYDTVKLRRVMQVLSDLSCGEFGALKILDLGSFEGLYTIEAGLRGVTYAMGVEARSANLKKAEFVKGALDIKNINFVRDDVRNISVKKYGKFDVVLCLGLLYHIDLPDIFGLLENIYDLSTRFLVIDTHIALNPDTRVEHRGRSYFGTYASEFRKGLSKEAKEKLLWNALDNERSFIFSKASLIRVIGDLGFTSVYECLAPLEHAKPKDRVTLVAIRGKRAGLLTYPAINGMDEESVKAAVLRKELPKFAREGAAIAALKAFARALVTFLKTITGRYYRER